One Caretta caretta isolate rCarCar2 chromosome 6, rCarCar1.hap1, whole genome shotgun sequence genomic region harbors:
- the PHRF1 gene encoding PHD and RING finger domain-containing protein 1 isoform X3, with protein sequence MSSLLDETIDAVAAGLSTAVYQRPLQPRAPARQKRKTGRKKKAGKKRTQTKSSVGKKSSGTWIKRRKRRVKRRKGKKIRVKNEVTARSRIARTLGLGKPVHGASFPSVYKTIEPSLGLMRADIGAASLSVFGDPYELDPYDSNEEIPANPASPVSAKRRILSQSALRSHRPVARPVSVGLSGRSVPVLIPDQETEASPAPDLLGSILSGQSLLMMSGSDVVINRDGSLTAKRAVPSLQRNSLSDLRVEDGSGENLQPSTLHSGTIASSSSAEPSVSLGLNPHTTSSSLFSTSSSLSRFKKAVNPAQTTAGRAAVRLEYSMTPRSVQTLSVANPSRPGLKSDEMSRFNGDSKHAVPSCSTFSKPFNSNSNLSSKSVEVRQLLKPAAPKRLDISELPRIPKIKKEVVSRHSESEPSGNQNCDIPSSCITQLTGKGSTNQSGKGSKMESNKSNTKESQQQTHTSGGSFSTNTGVYGSTTLLGSSRSKGVSSSFESFKINIPGNAGHSSRLSNPGFCNTFRPVDNKVQQKENPSPLFSIKKPKQIKSEILYDPFDPTGSDSSSTNSSPERLVSGVPLTNITRTISIESPRVQTFQTVRRFTPYTVENIFGSGAESSDVPSSNTESHDDVTIEGRIVEQISDTEQEKMDEEESQSSPCTSSAVKRTSNLEYLKEESRESPRVFFDAEDLARVNMKLEPDSHSSNDGQQKIHKREQVERETRSRSRSNSSSRSRKKLKRKKTLLKEHKRIPSRSRSRTRSKERSSRSASWSAEEDYSKMRKLKSKNRRSSSDRSSSHERSKKKKAKDKTKDKKAKGSWSRDRKKSRSRSGSPDSSSFEFYESRKKKRRSGSRSRGRERSRSNSIERTKRRKHRRDKSYERYDKKDNSSRPRERKRSRSRSRERRKWRSRSPSVSRSREHKSTKSRGKRPRSRSRSKERKHKPKEGSSLSTPEKDQRSSDDNISSVFVHCHSSKQELEEPTPEDVSLNLQSASIPEKETPRDTAVRQENAQESAEMEQISEEFTNEAAPPLPENTHFLASHDNIDASLERELIDGTDSAVVSSHNSVNLEETTTKIEDIEVCPSLIESPREKEVIVQDESDATPTQSLSENKVVECVKDANDECPELDKKANDVNKPELEAVSQGPVLKAKALVKRVTWNLQEEESDALTAEKTPRVPFYKLQRAKEGAWKAEDLSQTLNQVQLNEPPPTNYMIPEPMFPDLDSSQVYSQNIPLTPPLPSSLPPYAPVSQPTVQFIMQGSLPLLGCVAGQSLTPEPDSLATASEPGNQAASVGDVEEKIKAPKPPLDKTKNEEYMKKLHMQERAVEEVKLAIKPFYQKREITKEEYKDILRKAVQKICHSKSGEINPMKVANLVKAYVEKYKHMRKHKKTDTEEDLHEMEN encoded by the exons GTGAAAAATGAGGTTACTGCACGCTCCCGTATTGCAAGAACTCTTGGCCTTGGTAAACCTGTACATGGAGCTTCATTCCCTTCTGTGTATAAAACAATAGAACCCTCACTTGGCCTTATGAGAGCAGATATTGGTGCAGCTTCTCTGTCTGTGTTTGGAGATCCCTATGAACTGGACCCATATGACAG TAATGAAGAGATTCCAGCCAACCCAGCTTCACCTGTGAGCGCCAAaaggagaattctttcccagtcagCATTAAGATCTCATCGGCCTGTGGCTAGACCCGTTTCTGTTGGACTTTCTGG GAGAAGTGTGCCTGTCTTGATTCCTGATCAAGAAACAGAAGCTTCCCCTGCGCCTGACCTGTTGGGAAGCATCCTGTCTGGACAGAGCCTCCTCATGATGAGTGGGTCTGATGTGGTCATCAACAGAGATGGTTCACTAACAGCAAAGAGGGCAG TTCCGTCACTGCAGAGAAACTCACTTAGTGACTTAAGAGTAGAAGATGGATCAGGAGAAAATCTTCAACCAAGTACATTGCACTCAGGGACCATAGcaagcagctccagtgcagaacCTTCAGTTTCATTGGGGCTGAATCCTCACACCACCTCATCAAGCTTATTTTCAACATCATCCTCATTAAGCAGGTTCAAGAAGGCAGTGAACCCGGCACAGACAACAGCGGGAAGAGCAGCTGTTAGATTAGAATATTCAATGACTCCTAGATCTGTTCAGACTCTCAGTGTGGCAAATCCAAGCAGACCTGGTCTAAAATCAGATGAAATGTCTAGATTTAATGGGGATTCTAAACATGCAGTGCCCTCTTGCTCCACATTTTCAAAACCCTTCAACAGTAACTCTAATTTGAGTTCAAAAAGTGTAGAAGTGAGACAGCTGCTAAAACCAGCAGCTCCCAAGAGGCTTGATATCTCTGAGCTTCCCAGGATACCAAAGATTAAAAAGGAAGTCGTCAGCAGGCATTCGGAATCAGAACCTTCAGGGAACCAAAACTGTGACATCCCCAGTTCCTGTATAACCCAGCTGACTGGCAAAGGGAGCActaatcagtcaggaaaaggtAGCAAGATGGAAAGCAACAAGTCAAATACCAAGGAATCTCAACAACAGACACACACAAGTGGAGGCTCTTTTTCCACAAATACAGGTGTCTATGGGAGTACAACACTGCTGGGGTCATCCAGGAGTAAAGGTGTAAGCTCTTCTTTTGAGAGCTTTAAGATTAATATTCCTGGAAACGCAGGGCATTCCAGCAGACTGTCTAATCCTGGGTTTTGTAATACCTTCCGCCCTGTAGACAACAAAGTGCAACAGAAAGAGAATCCTTCCCCTCTCTTCTCAATTAAAAAACCAAAGCAGATCAAAAGTGAAATATTATACGATCCCTTTGATCCAACAGGCTCAGATTCAAGTTCAACAAACAGCAGTCCTGAAAGGCTTGTCTCAGGGGTGCCGCTAACAAATATCACCAGAACCATTTCGATTGAAAGTCCCAGAGTTCAAACATTTCAAACTGTACGTCGTTTTACCCCTTACACGGTAGAAAATATCTTTGGGTCGGGTGCTGAATCATCTGATGTTCCATCAAGTAACACAGAGTCTCATGATGATGTGACAATAGAGGGTAGGATTGTGGAACAGATCTCCGATACTGAACAAGAAAAAATGGATGAGGAAGAATCTCAAAGCAGTCCCTGTACTTCCTCTGCAGTCAAACGAACTTCTAATCTGGAGTATTTAAAAGAAGAAAGCAGAGAAAGTCCTCGTGTGTTCTTTGATGCAGAAGACCTAGCTAGAGTTAATATGAAGCTGGAGCCAGATAGCCACTCTAGTAATGATGGGCAGCAAAAAATCCATAAAAGAGAACAAGTGGAGAGAGAGACGCGTTCCCGATCCCGGTCAAACTCCAGCTCCCGAAGCCggaaaaaattgaaaagaaaaaagacactccTCAAAGAACATAAGAGAATCCCATCAAGGTCCAGGTCAAGAACACGCTCGAAGGAAAGAAGCTCCAGGTCCGCCTCTTGGTCAGCTGAAGAGGACTACAGTAAAATGCGCAAATTGAAATCCAAGAACAGGAGGTCTTCTAGTGATCGTTCCAGTAGTCATGAAcgatcaaaaaaaaagaaagcaaaggataAAACGAAAGACAAAAAAGCAAAAGGTTCCTGGTCCAGGGACAGAAAGAAATCCCGGTCACGCTCAGGGAGTCCTGACAGCTCCTCTTTTGAGTTTTATGAAAGTCGAAAAAAGAAAAGGCGATCTGGCTCTCGATCAAGAGGAAGAGAGCGTTCCCGATCAAATAGCATTGAGAGAACTAAAAGGCGGAAGCACAGGAGAGACAAAAGCTATGAGAGATACGATAAAAAAGATAATAGCTCAAGGCCACGGGAGAGAAAGAGATCAAGATCCAGGTCACGGGAGAGGAGAAAATGGAGATCTAGGTCACCCTCTGTATCGAGGTCAAGGGAGCACAAAAGCACTAAATCTAGAGGGAAAAGGCCACGATCTAGATCACGCTCCAAGGAAAGAAAGCACAAGCCAAAAGAGGGGTCATCGCTTTCTACTCCAGAGAAGGATCAGAGGTCTTCAGATGACAATATATCTAGTGTTTTTGTACATTGTCATTCTTCGAAACAAGAGCTGGAAGAGCCAACACCAGAAGATGTTTCCTTAAACCTCCAGTCAGCCAGCATACCCGAAAAGGAGACTCCAAGAGACACTGCTGTACGACAGGAAAATGCCCAAGAGAGTGCAGAGATGGAGCAAATCTCTGAGGAATTTACAAATGAAGCTGCGCCCCCGCTGCCAGAGAACACACATTTTCTTGCTTCACACGACAATATAGATGCTTCCCTTGAGAGGGAATTAATAGATGGGACTGATTCAGCTGTGGTTAGTAGCCACAACAGTGTGAACCTGGAGGAGACTACAACTAAAATAGAAGATATTGAAGTGTGTCCATCTCTAATAGAATCACCTCGAGAGAAGGAAGTTATTGTGCAGGATGAAAGTGACGCAACACCAACCCAAAGCTTATCTGAAAATAAAGTTGTGGAGTGTGTGAAAGATGCTAACGATGAGTGCCCCGAGTTAGATAAAAAAGCCAATGATGTAAATAAGCCTGAGCTGGAGGCAGTATCTCAGGGTCCTGTGTTGAAAGCTAAAGCACTTGTGAAAAGGGTTACATGGAATTTACAAGAGGAAGAAAGTGATGCATTGACTGCTGAAAAAACACCAA GAGTGCCGTTTTACAAACTTCAGAGAGCAAAGGAAGGGGCCTGGAAAGCAGAGGACTTGAGCCAAACATTAAATCAGGTGCAGTTAAATGAGCCTCCTCCAACCAATTATATGATTCCTGAGCCTATGTTTCCTGATCTAGATTCCTCTCAG GTATACAGTCAAAACATACCTTTGACACCACCTCTGCCCTCAAGCCTGCCACCCTATGCACCAGTCAGTCAGCCCACAGTTCAGTTCATAATGCAGGGGAGTCTTCCTCTGCTTGGCTGTGTGGCAGGACAGAGTTTGACTCCAGAGCCAGACAGCCTGGCTACGGCTTCTGAACCAGGAAATCAGGCTGCTTCGGTTGGAGACGTGGAAGAGAAAATCAAAGCACCTAAGCCTCCACTggataaaacaaaaaatgaagaa TATATGAAGAAACTCCACATGCAAGAGAGGGCTGTGGAAGAAGTGAAACTTGCCATTAAGCCCTTTTACCAGAAGAGGGAGATTACCAAGGAGGAATACAAAGATATTCTCCGAAAAGCAgtacaaaag